In Deltaproteobacteria bacterium, a genomic segment contains:
- a CDS encoding lysophospholipase, with product MADIRRDEGSFPTADNLKLFWISATPENPKAHLALVHGYAEHIGRYGHVVDHFAGLGYAVHGFDVRGHGRSEGRRGHVRQFSDYMDDLQRYLDRVKIAAGGKKVFLFGHSHGGLLAATHLLGHPTDLAGAILTSPFFGLAFKPPAVKVTAAKIIGRVVPGLHLGNEIKSEQLTRDQGFVEAHRADKLVFNVTTPGWFMAATAAQERIIAEAGQVTLPVGIFAGGNDPIADVKLAQAFYERCGSADKSFKVYEGALHEVLNETNRAEVYADINAWIEKHL from the coding sequence GTGGCCGACATCCGCCGCGACGAGGGCAGCTTCCCCACCGCCGATAACCTGAAGCTCTTCTGGATCTCGGCCACGCCCGAAAATCCAAAGGCGCACCTCGCGCTGGTGCACGGGTACGCGGAGCACATTGGCCGCTACGGGCACGTCGTCGATCACTTCGCGGGGCTGGGCTACGCGGTGCACGGCTTCGACGTCCGCGGTCACGGGCGCAGCGAGGGCCGCCGCGGCCACGTGCGGCAGTTCAGCGACTACATGGACGACCTGCAGCGCTACCTCGACCGCGTGAAGATCGCGGCGGGCGGCAAGAAGGTCTTCTTGTTCGGCCACTCGCACGGCGGGTTGCTCGCGGCCACGCACCTGCTCGGGCATCCGACGGATCTCGCGGGCGCGATTCTCACCTCGCCGTTCTTCGGGCTCGCGTTCAAGCCGCCGGCGGTGAAGGTCACCGCAGCGAAGATCATCGGCCGCGTGGTTCCGGGACTGCACCTGGGCAATGAGATCAAGAGCGAGCAGCTCACACGCGACCAGGGCTTCGTGGAGGCGCACCGCGCCGACAAGCTGGTGTTCAACGTGACCACGCCGGGCTGGTTCATGGCAGCCACGGCGGCGCAGGAGCGGATCATCGCCGAGGCAGGCCAGGTGACGTTGCCGGTGGGCATCTTCGCCGGCGGCAACGACCCCATCGCCGACGTGAAGCTCGCGCAGGCGTTCTACGAGCGCTGCGGCTCGGCGGACAAGAGCTTCAAGGTGTACGAGGGCGCGCTGCACGAGGTGCTGAACGAGACGAACCGCGCGGAGGTGTATGCGGACATCAACGCGTGGATCGAGAAGCACCTCTAG